Proteins from one Sander lucioperca isolate FBNREF2018 chromosome 16, SLUC_FBN_1.2, whole genome shotgun sequence genomic window:
- the sp4 gene encoding transcription factor Sp4 isoform X1, with translation MSDSKKESSGTEGGKASKKGKSSGSQDSSQPSPLALLAATCSKIGGQGGAEGIQAQVGAQQFQVQAGQIQLQSGQLQGQIVVDTGGGQALVPQQLELVPAQFTGNGWQIITAAPTMAKENTNQPVAVTVATTLANDSSTGGRKVKSVGGANSVAASQQQQQFQIIQVQNLPNAGGGVQYQVIPHLQTSDGQQIHISPAQTASIGALQEQVQFIQTQSPGHTQAILQPANQQAILTSTANQTVPLQIRPAQSFPLQLQTLQGSQTPVMTTVPINLGGMTLALPVINNVGGGGAVQLIQSADGTFSVANGNQLVTTAVSGTAPATASTGSTVVAEGDNVSDVTQVVSAGSEGGPADTQVQSSEADSQSQNQANGLQNQTDTAGIQQVIVGQVGHQFVQQIQLQPQSQGQAQGQQQPQHIQTLQLAPGQTLQPIQAFQNPAQVLIRTPTLSPSGQITWQTLQLPGGVSLQGGLGTAVPQQLTLAPVASGTTVGSGGLVSLSGAPLTLSAAQINPGSGVQTVSIAGLGSAGVQLQGVPLTITGLQGQPQGQDGVKVQSSPVTVTVGSVASGTSMSPDQLGSVQSSSDHEGPPSKRLRRVACSCPNCRDGEARNSGDPTKKKQHICHMEGCGKVYGKTSHLRAHLRWHTGERPFVCNWIFCGKRFTRSDELQRHRRTHTGEKRFECPECSKRFMRSDHLSKHIKTHQNKKVGAAVAIITTDDMEEDAPEGLDASTQIVAVATLSRDSDPTTPTTSNHLEEEEEEEEVEEFQ, from the exons ATGAGTG ACTCGAAGAAGGAATCATCTGGAACTGAAGGAGGGAAAGCATCTAAAAAGGGGAAAAGTTCTGGATCGcag GATTCCTCACAGCCCTCTCCGTTGGCTCTGCTAGCGGCCACCTGCAGTAAGATCGGAGGGCAGGGGGGAGCGGAGGGCATCCAGGCCCAGGTGGGAGCCCAGCAGTTCCAGGTCCAGGCTGGTCAGATCCAGCTGCAGTCAGGTCAGCTCCAGGGTCAGATAGTGGTGGACACAGGTGGAGGTCAGGCCCTGGTGCCCCAGCAGCTGGAACTGGTCCCAGCTCAGTTCACGGGGAACGGCTGGCAGATCATTACAGCAGCACCTACTATGGCCAAAGAGAACACCAATCAGCCTGTTGCTGTGACGGTGGCCACCACCTTGGCTAATGACAGCTCTACGGGCGGACGCAAG GTAAAGTCAGTAGGTGGGGCCAACAGTGTTGCAGCCAgtcagcaacagcagcagttcCAGATCATCCAGGTTCAGAACCTGCCGAATGCCGGGGGCGGGGTCCAGTATCAGGTCATCCCTCACCTGCAGACTTCAGATGGGCAGCAGATCCATATCAGCCCAGCTCAGACAGCCTCCATCGGGGCTCTACAAGAGCAGGTCCAGTTCATCCAGACCCAGAGTCCAGGCCATACCCAGGCTATCCTGCAGCCAGCCAACCAGCAAGCCATCCTGACAAGTACAGCCAATCAGACGGTCCCACTGCAGATCCGCCCTGCACAGTCTTTCCCACTACAGCTGCAGACTCTGCAGGGCTCCCAGACTCCTGTTATGACCACAGTACCAATAAACCTCGGTGGCATGACCCTGGCTTTGCCTGTGATAAATAATGTTGGAGGGGGTGGGGCTGTGCAGCTTATCCAATCAGCAGATGGCACATTCTCTGTTGCCAATGGCAACCAGCTGGTGACAACAGCAGTGTCTGGGACCGCTCCTGCGACAGCATCAACTGGCTCGACGGTAGTAGCTGAAGGTGACAACGTGTCTGATGTGACACAAGTGGTTTCTGCTGGATCAGAGGGTGGACCAGCTGACACCCAAGTGCAGAGCAGTGAGGCAGACTCTCAAAGCCAGAACCAGGCCAATGGGCTGCAGAACCAGACAGATACAGCGGGAATTCAGCAGGTGATTGTGGGCCAGGTGGGGCACCAATTTGTGCAGCAGATCCAGCTGCAGCCTCAGAGTCAGGGTCAGGCACAGGGGCAGCAGCAACCTCAGCACATTCAGACCCTCCAGCTGGCCCCAGGACAAACCCTGCAGCCCATCCAGGCCTTCCAGAACCCAGCCCAGGTCCTCATCCGTACCCCGACTCTGTCCCCCTCTGGGCAGATCACCTGGCAGACACTGCAGCTGCCCGGTGGAGTCTCTCTGCAGGGTGGCCTGGGGACGGCCGTTCCACAGCAGCTGACACTGGCCCCGGTGGCCAGTGGGACGACAGTGGGGAGTGGAGGGCTGGTCTCCCTGAGTGGAGCTCCCCTGACGCTGAGCGCAGCCCAGATCAACCCGGGGTCTGGGGTACAGACGGTCAGCATCGCAGGGCTGGGTAGCGCTGGGGTTCAGTTGCAGGGTGTTCCCCTCACCATTACTGGTCTACAGG GTCAACCACAGGGTCAGGATGGGGTCAAAGTTCAGTCGTCTCCAGTGACGGTCACTGTTGGCAGCGTGGCATCAGGCACATCGATGAGTCCAGACCAGCTGGGCTCCGTACAAAGTTCTTCAGACCATGAGGGGCCGCCCAGCAAGAGGCTTCGTCGTGTCGCCTGCTCTTGTCCAAACTGCAGGGATGGAGAGGCAAG GAACAGCGGGGACCCCACAAAGAAGAAGCAGCACATTTGCCACATGGAGGGCTGTGGAAAGGTGTACGGAAAGACGTCCCACCTGAGGGCCCACCTGCGCTGGCACACAGGCGAGAGGCCGTTCGTCTGTAACTGGATCTTCTGTGGCAAGAGGTTCACCAGGAGCGACGAGCTGCAAAGACACCGGAGAACACACACAG GAGAAAAGCGTTTTGAGTGTCCGGAATGCTCCAAGCGCTTCATGCGCAGCGACCATCTTTCCAAGCACATCAAGACCCACCAGAACAAGAAAGTCGGAGCTGCAGTGGCCATCATCACCACTGATGACATGGAGGAAGATGCCCCTGAAGGCCTGGATGCCTCCACTCAGATTGTCGCTGTGGCAACCCTCTCGCGTGACTCTGACCCCACTACACCCACCACCTCTAATCAcctggaggaagaggaagaggaggaggaagtggaggagTTTCAATAG
- the sp4 gene encoding transcription factor Sp4 isoform X2 — translation MAKENTNQPVAVTVATTLANDSSTGGRKVKSVGGANSVAASQQQQQFQIIQVQNLPNAGGGVQYQVIPHLQTSDGQQIHISPAQTASIGALQEQVQFIQTQSPGHTQAILQPANQQAILTSTANQTVPLQIRPAQSFPLQLQTLQGSQTPVMTTVPINLGGMTLALPVINNVGGGGAVQLIQSADGTFSVANGNQLVTTAVSGTAPATASTGSTVVAEGDNVSDVTQVVSAGSEGGPADTQVQSSEADSQSQNQANGLQNQTDTAGIQQVIVGQVGHQFVQQIQLQPQSQGQAQGQQQPQHIQTLQLAPGQTLQPIQAFQNPAQVLIRTPTLSPSGQITWQTLQLPGGVSLQGGLGTAVPQQLTLAPVASGTTVGSGGLVSLSGAPLTLSAAQINPGSGVQTVSIAGLGSAGVQLQGVPLTITGLQGQPQGQDGVKVQSSPVTVTVGSVASGTSMSPDQLGSVQSSSDHEGPPSKRLRRVACSCPNCRDGEARNSGDPTKKKQHICHMEGCGKVYGKTSHLRAHLRWHTGERPFVCNWIFCGKRFTRSDELQRHRRTHTGEKRFECPECSKRFMRSDHLSKHIKTHQNKKVGAAVAIITTDDMEEDAPEGLDASTQIVAVATLSRDSDPTTPTTSNHLEEEEEEEEVEEFQ, via the exons ATGGCCAAAGAGAACACCAATCAGCCTGTTGCTGTGACGGTGGCCACCACCTTGGCTAATGACAGCTCTACGGGCGGACGCAAG GTAAAGTCAGTAGGTGGGGCCAACAGTGTTGCAGCCAgtcagcaacagcagcagttcCAGATCATCCAGGTTCAGAACCTGCCGAATGCCGGGGGCGGGGTCCAGTATCAGGTCATCCCTCACCTGCAGACTTCAGATGGGCAGCAGATCCATATCAGCCCAGCTCAGACAGCCTCCATCGGGGCTCTACAAGAGCAGGTCCAGTTCATCCAGACCCAGAGTCCAGGCCATACCCAGGCTATCCTGCAGCCAGCCAACCAGCAAGCCATCCTGACAAGTACAGCCAATCAGACGGTCCCACTGCAGATCCGCCCTGCACAGTCTTTCCCACTACAGCTGCAGACTCTGCAGGGCTCCCAGACTCCTGTTATGACCACAGTACCAATAAACCTCGGTGGCATGACCCTGGCTTTGCCTGTGATAAATAATGTTGGAGGGGGTGGGGCTGTGCAGCTTATCCAATCAGCAGATGGCACATTCTCTGTTGCCAATGGCAACCAGCTGGTGACAACAGCAGTGTCTGGGACCGCTCCTGCGACAGCATCAACTGGCTCGACGGTAGTAGCTGAAGGTGACAACGTGTCTGATGTGACACAAGTGGTTTCTGCTGGATCAGAGGGTGGACCAGCTGACACCCAAGTGCAGAGCAGTGAGGCAGACTCTCAAAGCCAGAACCAGGCCAATGGGCTGCAGAACCAGACAGATACAGCGGGAATTCAGCAGGTGATTGTGGGCCAGGTGGGGCACCAATTTGTGCAGCAGATCCAGCTGCAGCCTCAGAGTCAGGGTCAGGCACAGGGGCAGCAGCAACCTCAGCACATTCAGACCCTCCAGCTGGCCCCAGGACAAACCCTGCAGCCCATCCAGGCCTTCCAGAACCCAGCCCAGGTCCTCATCCGTACCCCGACTCTGTCCCCCTCTGGGCAGATCACCTGGCAGACACTGCAGCTGCCCGGTGGAGTCTCTCTGCAGGGTGGCCTGGGGACGGCCGTTCCACAGCAGCTGACACTGGCCCCGGTGGCCAGTGGGACGACAGTGGGGAGTGGAGGGCTGGTCTCCCTGAGTGGAGCTCCCCTGACGCTGAGCGCAGCCCAGATCAACCCGGGGTCTGGGGTACAGACGGTCAGCATCGCAGGGCTGGGTAGCGCTGGGGTTCAGTTGCAGGGTGTTCCCCTCACCATTACTGGTCTACAGG GTCAACCACAGGGTCAGGATGGGGTCAAAGTTCAGTCGTCTCCAGTGACGGTCACTGTTGGCAGCGTGGCATCAGGCACATCGATGAGTCCAGACCAGCTGGGCTCCGTACAAAGTTCTTCAGACCATGAGGGGCCGCCCAGCAAGAGGCTTCGTCGTGTCGCCTGCTCTTGTCCAAACTGCAGGGATGGAGAGGCAAG GAACAGCGGGGACCCCACAAAGAAGAAGCAGCACATTTGCCACATGGAGGGCTGTGGAAAGGTGTACGGAAAGACGTCCCACCTGAGGGCCCACCTGCGCTGGCACACAGGCGAGAGGCCGTTCGTCTGTAACTGGATCTTCTGTGGCAAGAGGTTCACCAGGAGCGACGAGCTGCAAAGACACCGGAGAACACACACAG GAGAAAAGCGTTTTGAGTGTCCGGAATGCTCCAAGCGCTTCATGCGCAGCGACCATCTTTCCAAGCACATCAAGACCCACCAGAACAAGAAAGTCGGAGCTGCAGTGGCCATCATCACCACTGATGACATGGAGGAAGATGCCCCTGAAGGCCTGGATGCCTCCACTCAGATTGTCGCTGTGGCAACCCTCTCGCGTGACTCTGACCCCACTACACCCACCACCTCTAATCAcctggaggaagaggaagaggaggaggaagtggaggagTTTCAATAG